The proteins below come from a single bacterium genomic window:
- a CDS encoding sigma-54 dependent transcriptional regulator, translating to MAKVLIVDDDKMICEMLSCQVKEMGYQVEYVHSLKSAYKKVCCDDIDVVFLDVQLPDGNGLDVIPAIRETPSSPEVIIITGSGDPNGAELAINNGAWDYIEKQSSLKEIILSLKRAIQYREEKLLKKTPVVLNLKGIIGSSKPFLQCLNLLAQAAISDVNVLVTGETGTGKELFSWAIHENSRRSEKSFVVVDCTALPETLVESILFGHRKGAFTGAVQDQIGLVKQADGGTLFLDEIGELPFSLQKTFLRVLELHRFRPIGSQTEVTSNFRLIAATNRNLDNMVQSGEFRKDLLYRLRSFNIHIQPLRERKEDIRDIAAYYIRSICERYGISIKGYSPEFLYALTEYDWPGNVRELVNTMEWVISNARDKHTLFPTNLPPNIRIHLARASVSKKKSDEKIPYTQFLPYKDFLNDSGKEYLSSLMNSTNGDVREACRISGLSRSRLYGLLKQFKLSSPQ from the coding sequence ATGGCAAAAGTACTGATAGTTGATGACGACAAGATGATCTGTGAAATGCTGTCCTGTCAGGTAAAGGAAATGGGATATCAGGTCGAGTATGTGCATTCTCTGAAAAGTGCTTATAAAAAAGTATGTTGCGATGACATTGATGTTGTTTTTTTAGATGTACAGTTACCCGACGGAAACGGCCTTGACGTTATACCCGCGATCAGAGAAACACCCTCATCCCCCGAAGTAATCATAATTACGGGTTCCGGTGATCCCAATGGCGCGGAACTTGCGATAAACAACGGTGCCTGGGATTATATCGAAAAGCAATCATCATTGAAAGAAATTATTTTATCGCTCAAACGGGCAATACAATACCGTGAAGAAAAATTATTAAAAAAAACGCCGGTTGTTCTTAATCTGAAAGGCATTATCGGAAGCAGTAAGCCTTTTTTACAATGCTTGAATCTTCTGGCTCAGGCCGCTATCAGTGATGTGAATGTTCTCGTTACCGGTGAAACCGGAACGGGAAAAGAGTTGTTTTCATGGGCGATACATGAGAACAGCAGGCGTTCGGAAAAAAGCTTCGTGGTTGTGGATTGCACCGCGCTTCCGGAAACACTCGTTGAGAGTATACTTTTCGGTCATAGAAAAGGTGCCTTTACGGGTGCGGTGCAAGATCAGATAGGACTTGTCAAGCAAGCTGATGGAGGGACATTATTTCTTGATGAGATTGGCGAACTTCCGTTTTCCCTTCAAAAAACCTTTCTGAGAGTACTGGAACTCCATCGTTTCCGGCCAATCGGTTCCCAGACGGAGGTGACAAGTAATTTCAGGCTGATAGCTGCCACAAACCGTAATCTCGATAACATGGTACAAAGTGGCGAATTCAGAAAGGATCTTCTCTACCGTCTCCGTTCGTTCAATATTCATATCCAGCCATTGAGAGAGCGGAAAGAAGATATAAGAGATATTGCAGCTTATTACATAAGAAGCATATGCGAACGATACGGAATATCGATAAAAGGGTATTCACCTGAGTTCTTATATGCATTGACAGAATATGACTGGCCTGGCAATGTCAGAGAGCTGGTCAACACTATGGAATGGGTCATCTCCAATGCCCGGGACAAACACACCCTCTTTCCGACAAACCTGCCTCCCAATATTCGCATCCACCTTGCACGCGCTTCGGTCAGCAAGAAGAAGAGCGATGAAAAAATCCCCTATACACAATTCTTGCCTTATAAGGATTTTCTCAATGATTCCGGCAAGGAATATCTGAGCAGCCTCATGAATTCAACAAACGGTGATGTGAGAGAAGCATGTCGTATATCGGGTCTCTCGCGTTCACGGCTTTATGGGCTTCTCAAACAGTTCAAATTGTCCTCTCCCCAGTAA
- a CDS encoding methyl-accepting chemotaxis protein: MFKNMGLSTKITLGFGIIIMIATIIGYVGWSSLRTVRIKVDIGDSANRMVKDSLTGRQHEKNFMLRKDKQYFEEAKTLTEQFHQQSAETIKKLDKNKDKEAVSQIDSKFDEWLKGLTTFVTLEDQKTQAEEDMVAQARVAITEIENMYNDQKKKLIDEISRQRVSESVKDRVEKADDVNLLNKYILEARRQEKNYILRGDQQSIDSVNKTVTDLLNLCNDLKVRFKDSANDQQADKVISAVGEYYKDFNTYISLVQNQKKEEEGMVASARELQEKAGELRQDQKASMLSTMSRANFLMVLLIISGIIIGIVLGYIISRGIVKPIRDIFKGLSTLSTKELHETGESFRKIIEGMTSGSEQVAAASNQVSSTSQQMAEGASEQASGIEEVSSSLEEITSMTKQNAENAKQADTMANDAQRTAEKGSETMKKMIESINKIKASSDETAKILKTIDEIAFQTNLLALNAAVEAARAGEAGMGFAVVAEEVRNLAQRSAEAAKNTASLIEGSQMNADNGVEVNKEVAEIFDEIAQTTQKVKQLISEVSAASEEQAQGVTQVNVAIAQMDKVTQSSAANAEESASASQELSSQASELYRMVETLIGIVDGADGNHNGKGMIKPLPKARAPKGLPGPKKNQPKTFHASKTSAAQTTHVMKPNDVIPLDDEFEEF; encoded by the coding sequence ATGTTTAAGAATATGGGACTTTCAACGAAAATTACCTTGGGATTCGGCATTATCATTATGATTGCAACCATAATAGGGTATGTTGGATGGAGCAGTTTAAGAACCGTCCGAATTAAGGTTGATATCGGTGATTCTGCAAACCGTATGGTTAAAGACTCGCTGACAGGCCGCCAGCATGAAAAGAATTTTATGCTTCGCAAGGATAAACAGTATTTCGAGGAAGCCAAGACTCTCACTGAACAATTCCATCAGCAAAGCGCAGAAACAATCAAAAAACTGGATAAAAACAAAGACAAAGAAGCCGTCTCACAGATCGATTCGAAATTTGATGAATGGCTGAAAGGATTAACTACCTTTGTTACTCTCGAGGACCAGAAAACACAAGCAGAGGAGGACATGGTAGCGCAGGCACGGGTGGCGATTACTGAAATCGAAAATATGTATAATGACCAGAAGAAAAAGCTTATAGACGAGATATCCCGGCAGCGTGTATCGGAATCTGTCAAGGATCGTGTTGAAAAGGCCGATGATGTTAATCTTCTCAACAAATATATTCTTGAAGCCCGCCGTCAGGAGAAGAATTATATACTCCGGGGAGACCAGCAGTCGATTGATAGTGTTAATAAAACGGTCACTGATCTGCTGAACCTCTGTAATGACCTGAAAGTACGTTTCAAGGATTCCGCCAATGACCAGCAGGCCGATAAAGTTATAAGCGCTGTGGGAGAATACTATAAAGATTTCAATACCTATATATCGCTTGTTCAGAATCAGAAAAAAGAAGAAGAAGGCATGGTCGCATCTGCTCGTGAGCTTCAGGAAAAGGCCGGCGAATTGCGTCAGGACCAGAAAGCCTCCATGCTTTCGACAATGTCAAGAGCAAATTTTCTCATGGTATTACTGATTATCAGCGGAATCATTATCGGGATAGTGCTGGGATATATCATTTCGCGCGGAATTGTGAAACCGATCAGAGACATCTTCAAGGGATTAAGCACGTTGAGTACAAAAGAACTGCATGAAACCGGAGAAAGCTTCAGAAAGATTATCGAGGGTATGACAAGCGGTTCTGAGCAGGTTGCCGCAGCTTCAAACCAGGTATCTTCGACAAGCCAGCAGATGGCCGAAGGTGCAAGCGAGCAGGCCTCGGGTATCGAGGAAGTATCCTCATCTCTTGAAGAGATAACCTCGATGACAAAGCAGAATGCCGAGAATGCGAAACAGGCCGATACTATGGCGAATGACGCGCAAAGAACGGCGGAAAAAGGCTCCGAAACAATGAAAAAGATGATAGAATCCATCAATAAGATAAAAGCCTCTTCCGATGAAACCGCAAAGATTCTGAAAACTATCGATGAAATTGCTTTCCAGACCAATCTTCTGGCTCTCAATGCCGCTGTGGAAGCTGCCCGTGCGGGTGAAGCGGGAATGGGATTTGCCGTTGTGGCGGAAGAAGTGCGTAATCTTGCTCAGCGGAGCGCCGAGGCTGCAAAAAATACTGCTTCCCTGATCGAAGGATCACAAATGAATGCCGACAACGGTGTTGAGGTAAATAAAGAAGTTGCGGAGATTTTTGATGAGATTGCGCAGACCACGCAGAAAGTAAAACAGCTCATCAGTGAAGTTTCCGCTGCCAGCGAAGAACAGGCACAGGGAGTCACTCAGGTGAATGTCGCCATTGCGCAGATGGATAAGGTTACACAGAGTTCCGCGGCCAATGCGGAAGAATCTGCTTCTGCAAGTCAGGAGCTTTCCTCGCAGGCTTCCGAGCTCTATAGAATGGTTGAAACGCTTATAGGTATCGTTGATGGTGCGGACGGCAATCATAACGGAAAAGGCATGATAAAACCTTTACCCAAAGCCAGAGCGCCCAAGGGACTTCCCGGGCCCAAGAAAAACCAGCCCAAAACCTTTCATGCGTCAAAGACATCAGCAGCACAGACAACCCATGTCATGAAACCGAATGATGTGATTCCGCTCGATGATGAGTTTGAAGAGTTTTAA